The following proteins are co-located in the Frankiales bacterium genome:
- a CDS encoding polysaccharide biosynthesis protein encodes MDGTTRARGLVGAAALVALGIGTAQVATYALNLVGARRLGPEGFGALASLLGVVAIGNVVALGLQAVTARRVVVALPADRGGVAAACVRVALPAAAGVAVAVVVVWPVLASVLHLDSALDLVLVALTLVPLTVTGAWLGVAQGHETPGLLAAAYFLGGVTKSLGGIVGALVTGTVTGTLVGLVIGSAAGLLLLWVLLRRQAAGPRAPLPGVRAELLHASHALLALFALTNVDLLLARHFLDPASAGVYAAGGIVVKVAFWLPQAILVLAFPGMADARRRRAMLVGAGAILALGAALVLGTALLPRLVVAVVGGSQYEALVPVVPLFALLGALQSLAQFLLYSRLAVEDRSAVLALWAAVVALVAVVWFGPHDSVRAIVLSAVAVVGLLCVTGALLARSELRRPPAVAPAVPPAPTG; translated from the coding sequence ATGGACGGCACGACGCGAGCCCGCGGGCTCGTCGGCGCCGCCGCCCTCGTGGCGCTCGGCATCGGCACCGCGCAGGTGGCGACGTACGCGCTGAACCTCGTCGGGGCTCGGCGGCTGGGTCCGGAGGGCTTCGGTGCTCTCGCGTCGCTGCTGGGCGTCGTCGCCATCGGCAACGTCGTGGCCCTCGGCCTTCAGGCGGTCACGGCGCGCCGGGTGGTCGTGGCGCTGCCCGCCGACCGGGGCGGGGTCGCCGCGGCGTGCGTGCGGGTGGCGCTGCCCGCTGCGGCGGGCGTGGCCGTGGCCGTGGTCGTCGTGTGGCCGGTGCTCGCCTCGGTACTGCACCTGGACTCCGCGCTCGACCTGGTGCTGGTGGCGCTGACCCTCGTGCCCCTCACGGTCACGGGTGCCTGGCTCGGTGTGGCGCAGGGGCACGAGACACCCGGGCTGCTCGCGGCGGCGTACTTCCTCGGCGGGGTCACCAAGTCGCTCGGCGGGATCGTCGGGGCGCTCGTGACGGGCACCGTCACCGGCACGCTCGTGGGGCTGGTGATCGGCTCCGCCGCCGGCCTGCTGCTCCTCTGGGTGCTCCTGCGCCGGCAGGCGGCGGGTCCGCGCGCGCCGCTGCCCGGGGTGCGCGCCGAGCTGCTGCACGCCTCGCACGCGCTGCTGGCGCTGTTCGCCCTCACCAACGTCGACCTGCTGCTGGCCCGGCACTTCCTCGACCCGGCCTCCGCCGGGGTCTACGCCGCCGGCGGCATCGTCGTGAAGGTCGCGTTCTGGCTGCCGCAGGCGATCCTGGTGCTGGCCTTCCCCGGCATGGCCGACGCGCGCCGCCGCCGGGCCATGCTGGTGGGCGCAGGCGCGATCCTGGCCCTCGGCGCCGCCCTGGTGCTCGGCACGGCGCTGCTGCCCCGGCTCGTGGTGGCCGTCGTCGGCGGATCGCAGTACGAGGCGCTCGTGCCGGTCGTGCCGCTGTTCGCCCTTCTCGGCGCGCTGCAGTCGCTGGCCCAGTTCCTGCTCTACAGCCGGCTCGCGGTGGAGGACCGCAGCGCGGTGCTGGCGCTGTGGGCCGCCGTGGTCGCCCTCGTGGCCGTCGTGTGGTTCGGCCCGCACGACTCGGTGCGCGCGATCGTGCTCTCCGCGGTCGCCGTCGTGGGCCTGCTCTGCGTGACCGGGGCGCTGCTCGCCCGGTCGGAGCTGCGCCGGCCACCGGCGGTCGCTCCCGCCGTGCCGCCGGCCCCGACCGGCTGA